The following are encoded in a window of Microcaecilia unicolor chromosome 14, aMicUni1.1, whole genome shotgun sequence genomic DNA:
- the LOC115458279 gene encoding serine protease 55-like has product MCTMRRILKVSLSLLLWNTGTCWAGCGFRPDYDKRPSSNSRSVTKSRKFGGRDALPGEWPWTVSLQLFHQPFCGGSILNAWWILSAAHCFSDPVYRSRNLRVIVGATILDRNKDVIEVEKVITNSRYSSWDNNNDIALLLLSTPIQFSVLKTPICLPPAGKVKIKEWHQCYLTGWGTVVAGRTISNKHLQKVEMALIKQSICQDWYPTLTKNMLCASYEEGGREACQGDSGGPLVCKYWKDNLWYQVGIVSWGKGCTWRQRPGVYTQVSKYVKWIIEKTAAFGKPYFPDQQLEETLSDLSATTSVSRTLYPTTAMPTSTIYTPLFIPTSTNSSSSIPFLTYHVLLTKHQDT; this is encoded by the exons CCCTGAGCCTTCTGCTCTGGAACACTGGGACCTGTTGGGCAG GCTGTGGATTTCGACCAGACTATGATAAACGTCCTTCTAGCAACAGCCGCAGTGTCACCAAATCCCGGAAGTTTGGTGGCCGAGATGCTCTCCCTGGGGAATGGCCCTGGACTGTCAGCCTCCAGCTCTTCCACCAACCTTTCTGCGGAGGCTCTATCCTGAACGCTTGGTGGATCCTTTCAGCTGCGCACTGTTTCTCGGATCCAGT TTATAGATCCAGGAACCTGAGAGTCATAGTTGGAGCGACAATCCTTGACAGAAATAAGGACGTGATAGAGGTGGAGAAGGTTATTACTAACTCAAGGTACAGCTCGTGGGACAACAACAATGACATTGCCCTGTTGCTGCTCTCCACCCCAATACAATTCAGTGTGCTGAAGACACCCATCTGCCTCCCACCTGCAGGAAAAGTCAAGATCAAAGAGTGGCATCAGTGCTACCTTACCGGGTGGGGCACAGTAGTGGCTG gCCGAACAATAAGTAACAAACACTTACAGAAGGTGGAGATGGCCCTCATAAAACAGAGTATATGCCAGGACTGGTACCCCACATTAACAAAGAACATGTTGTGCGCAAGTTATGAAGAAGGAGGCCGTGAAGCTTGCCAG GGTGACAGTGGCGGGCCCCTGGTGTGCAAGTACTGGAAGGATAATCTCTGGTACCAAGTGGGGATTGTGAGCTGGGGAAAGGGCTGCACTTGGAGGCAGCGCCCTGGTGTCTACACTCAAGTCTCCAAATATGTGAAATGGATAATAGAAAAGACAGCTGCTTTCGGAAAGCCGTATTTCCCAGACCAACAGCTTGAGGAAACCCTTTCAGACCTTTCTGCCACCACTTCAGTCAGTCGTACCTTATATCCCACTACTGCCATGCCTACTAGTACCATCTACACACCCTTATTCATCCCCACCTCTACTAACTCTTCCAGCAGCATCCCCTTTCTCACCTACCACGTCCTGCTCACAAAACACCAGGACACCTAA